The bacterium genome includes a region encoding these proteins:
- a CDS encoding glycosyltransferase yields MQTTPELSIIFLTFNEEKNIGLILPQTYEVLKRMGITHEFIIVDDASADRTRQEVRKLSKTIPEVRLIERDNERGVATAMVRGYNEGRGIYLGTLDADLAHDPEYLPAMINLLRSGNADFVIGSRYVPGAKFIGKPFLNKIASIVGQLVVRIFLRFPIRDTSNNYRIFHRKVWETIKNRLHPEGNVMLTEIVYRAYQKGFRIVEVPTIYEERRFGKSKLGVGREAYRFFKNILKVKWG; encoded by the coding sequence ATGCAAACAACTCCGGAACTTTCCATCATATTCCTCACTTTTAACGAGGAAAAAAACATCGGCCTGATACTTCCGCAAACGTACGAAGTGCTCAAGCGTATGGGCATCACGCATGAGTTCATTATCGTTGACGACGCAAGCGCCGATCGCACGCGCCAGGAGGTTCGGAAATTAAGCAAAACCATCCCGGAAGTTCGCCTCATCGAGCGCGACAACGAGCGCGGCGTGGCAACAGCCATGGTCCGGGGCTACAACGAGGGCCGCGGCATCTACCTGGGAACTCTCGATGCCGATCTGGCGCACGACCCGGAATATCTTCCGGCCATGATAAACCTTCTTCGAAGCGGGAATGCCGATTTTGTCATTGGCTCACGCTATGTGCCTGGAGCAAAATTCATCGGCAAACCTTTCCTGAATAAGATTGCAAGCATCGTCGGACAGCTCGTGGTAAGGATATTCCTGCGCTTCCCCATAAGGGACACCAGCAACAATTACCGGATCTTTCATCGAAAAGTCTGGGAAACAATAAAAAACCGCCTCCACCCGGAAGGCAATGTGATGCTCACCGAAATCGTCTACCGCGCGTACCAAAAAGGTTTTCGTATCGTTGAGGTTCCTACCATCTACGAGGAACGCAGATTCGGCAAAAGCAAGCTCGGCGTCGGTCGGGAGGCCTACCGCTTCTTTAAGAACATTCTCAAGGTCAAATGGGGCTGA